The following proteins are co-located in the Callithrix jacchus isolate 240 chromosome 10, calJac240_pri, whole genome shotgun sequence genome:
- the LOC128929037 gene encoding uncharacterized protein LOC128929037, with protein sequence MICEITSAAAGRERETPVNGETLRPREERVKLSTRGCPSLPTLEKRPYQEPQKSGNLFPQLYTLNEAAGASSSSGLGNHLHSPSALPIQPLAGTLSALYRRSDLPKFTQTLGPTPCLRSARTRNRLLLPPEVTAPTCKRF encoded by the coding sequence ATGATATGCGAAATTACGTCAGCAGCGGCCGGCAGAGAACGAGAGACCCCTGTTAATGGAGAGACGCTGAGACCTCGCGAAGAGAGAGTAAAACTCTCTACGCGAGGATGCCCCAGTCTTCCCACCCTCGAGAAGAGACCCTACCAGGAGCCCCAGAAATCAGGCAACCTCTTCCCACAGCTATATACACTTAACGAGGCAGCCGGGGCCTCCTCAAGCTCCGGACTTGGGAATCATCTCCATTCACCGTCGGCTTTACCCATCCAGCCATTGGCGGGCACCCTCTCGGCGCTTTATAGAAGATCAGACCTACCTAAGTTCACACAGACGCTGGGGCCCACTCCTTGCCTACGGTCGGCCAGAACTCGGAACCGGCTTCTTCTTCCGCCGGAAGTTACTGCTCCGACGTGTAAGCGTTTCTAG